A window from Vigna angularis cultivar LongXiaoDou No.4 chromosome 7, ASM1680809v1, whole genome shotgun sequence encodes these proteins:
- the LOC108338409 gene encoding 3-hydroxy-3-methylglutaryl-coenzyme A reductase 1 — protein sequence MDLRHRVPPTAHDGVIHHPNRGKRDSSPTSSASSPKASDALPLPLYLTNAIFFTLFFSVAYFLLHRWRDKIRSHTPLHVVTLSEIAAIFSLIASFIYLLGFFGIDFVQSFITRASNDAWDVDEAVSESSPRPSPSTSITKLPPVECSLISQDDEDIVRSVVNGVTPSYALESRLGDCRRAAAIRRAALQRMTGRSLEGLPLDGFDYDSILGQCCEMPVGYVQIPVGVAGPLLLDGFEYTVPMATTEGCLVASTNRGCKAIYASGGASSVVLRDCMSRAPVVRFSTAKRAAQLKFFLEDPLNFDTLSVVFNRSSRFARLQGIQCAMAGKNVYLRFTCSTGDAMGMNMVSKGVQNVLDFLQNDFPDMDVIGISGNYCSDKKPSAVNWIEGRGKSVVCEAIIKEEVVKKVLKTNVSALVELNMLKNLTGSAIAGALGGFNAHASNIVSAVFIATGQDPAQNIESSHCITMMEAVNDGRDLHISVTMPSIEVGTVGGGTQLASQSACLNLLGVKGASKESPGSNSRLLAAIVAGSVLAGELSLMSAIAAGQLVNSHMKYNRSSKDVTKISS from the exons ATGGACCTCCGCCACCGCGTGCCGCCCACCGCCCACGACGGAGTTATTCACCATCCCAACCGCGGGAAGAGGGATTCCTCTCCCACATCATCAGCGTCCTCTCCTAAGGCCTCCGACGCGCTCCCTCTGCCACTATACCTCACCAACGCCATCTTCTTCACTCTCTTCTTCTCCGTCGCATACTTCCTCCTGCACCGGTGGCGCGACAAGATCCGCAGCCACACACCTCTGCACGTAGTCACGCTCTCCGAGATTGCCGCGATTTTCTCCCTCATTGCCTCATTCATCTACCTCCTCGGCTTTTTCGGCATCGACTTCGTCCAGTCCTTCATCACACGCGCCTCGAACGACGCGTGGGACGTCGATGAAGCTGTTTCGGAATCCTCGCCCAGGCCCTCGCCCTCTACGTCAATTACCAAATTGCCCCCTGTTGAGTGCTCGTTGATCTCCCAAGACGATGAGGACATTGTCCGCTCCGTTGTGAACGGCGTTACGCCGTCCTATGCGCTCGAGTCTCGCCTTGGAGACTGTCGCCGTGCGGCGGCGATTCGGCGCGCGGCTCTGCAGAGGATGACGGGGCGGTCGCTGGAGGGGCTGCCGCTGGACGGGTTCGATTACGACTCGATTTTGGGGCAGTGCTGCGAAATGCCGGTAGGATACGTGCAGATTCCTGTGGGGGTGGCGGGCCCGTTGCTGCTGGACGGGTTCGAGTACACGGTGCCGATGGCCACCACGGAGGGGTGCCTTGTTGCCAGCACCAATCGAGGGTGCAAAGCTATATATGCATCTGGTGGGGCCAGCAGTGTTGTTTTGAGGGATTGCATGTCAAGGGCCCCTGTTGTCAGGTTCTCCACTGCTAAGAGGGCTGCACAGTTGAAGTTCTTCTTGGAGGATCCTCTCAATTTTGATACCCTTTCCGTTGTTTTCAACAG GTCGAGTAGATTTGCCAGGCTGCAAGGTATTCAGTGTGCTATGGCTGGAAAGAACGTTTATTTGAGATTCACCTGTAGCACGGGTGATGCCATGGGTATGAACATGGTTTCCAAAGGGGTGCAAAACGTTCTTGACTTTCTTCAGAATGATTTCCCTGACATGGATGTTATTGGCATTTCTG GAAATTATTGTTCGGATAAGAAGCCATCTGCAGTAAATTGGATCGAGGGACGTGGGAAATCAGTTGTTTGTGAAGCAATTATTAAAGAAGAAGTGGTGAAGAAGGTATTGAAGACCAACGTGTCTGCCCTGGTGGAGCTTAACATGCTTAAAAACCTTACTGGTTCCGCTATTGCTGGTGCTCTTGGTGGATTCAATGCCCATGCTAGTAACATTGTTTCTGCAGTCTTTATAGCCACTGGACAAGATCCAGCACAAAATATTGAGAGTTCCCATTGCATAACCATGATGGAAGCCGTTAATGATGGGAGGGACCTTCACATCTCGGTGACCATGCCTTCCATTGAG GTGGGTACTGTTGGGGGTGGAACTCAACTTGCATCCCAGTCTGCTTGCTTGAATTTACTTGGTGTGAAGGGTGCGAGCAAGGAGTCACCAGGATCAAACTCAAGACTTTTGGCCGCCATTGTTGCTGGATCTGTTTTAGCCGGAGAGCTGTCTCTGATGTCTGCCATTGCAGCGGGGCAGTTAGTCAACAGCCACATGAAATACAACAGATCAAGCAAAGATGTAACCAAAATATCATCTTGA